One window of the Anomalospiza imberbis isolate Cuckoo-Finch-1a 21T00152 chromosome 12, ASM3175350v1, whole genome shotgun sequence genome contains the following:
- the LOC137481122 gene encoding hydrocephalus-inducing protein-like: MLDLEQPFLVCDEDQQPLPDGQPVTVDVGETCHLYIAFDPAYELDFKSWEKEKVLKIGMVRGHLYVERITLRGEVHFPNLQIQPSTLDFGCIMAGTEEVRSLEITNCSPLPVEYRWSFHSDSQVNKLRYELYPPKFKPQPPKEKRTCLDCPASRWRHFKIKKEEAVTALKEVQDFTQSLGAEVPPQTPENPQLALGLEGFRSSVDVPHTPLETEKAFSIVPVSGVLQPGESQQVSFTFFGHLNTITSVRALCHVEGGPTYEVVVTGEASRVSYSLSLREINCGSQMFNEIGHSTVTLENTCRIEFNWVLNPSTADQHLPGVFLVKPTAVSSTND, translated from the exons ATGCTGGACTTGGAGCAGCCATTTCTGGTCTGTGATGAGGACCAGCAGCCCCTCCCAGATGGCCAG CCTGTGACAGTGGATGTAGGGGAGACCTGTCATCTCTACATCGCGTTTGATCCAGCCTATGAACTGGATTTTAAGAgctgggaaaaagagaaggttctGAAAATAGGCATGGTCAGGGGCCATCTTTATGTGGAGCGCATCACCCTTCGAGGAGAAGTCCACTTCCCAAATCTCCAAATCCAGCCCAGCACCCTGGACTTTGGCTGCATTATGGCTGGCACTGAAGAAGTGCGTTCTCTGGAGATCACCAACTGCAGCCCACTTCCCGTCGAGTACCGCTGGTCATTCCATTCGGACAGCCAGGTGAACAAGTTGAG ATATGAGCTTTACCCACCTAAATTCAAACCCCAACCACCAAAGGAGAAGAGAACCTGTTTGGATTGCCCGGCATCTCGATGGAGACACTTCAAGATTAAAAAGGAGGAGGCAGTCACAGCCCTGAAAGAAGTGCAGGATTTTACTCAATCTTTAGGAGCAGAG GTGCCACCACAAACTCCTGAAAACCCTCAACTCGCACTAGGCTTGGAGGGATTCAGGAGCTCCGTGGATGTACCTCACACTCCCCTTGAAACAGAGAAG gCTTTCAGTATTGTGCCAGTGTCAGgtgtgctgcagccaggagagagcCAGCAGGTCTCCTTCACCTTCTTTGGCCACCTCAACACCATCACCAGCGTGAGAGCACTGTGCCACGTGGAGGGAGGCCCCACCTATGAGGTGGTGGTGACCGGGGAGGCCTCACGTGTCAGCTACTCCCTGAGCCTCCGGGAGATCAACTGTGGCTCTCAG ATGTTTAATGAAATTGGTCACAGCACAGTCACCCTGGAGAACACTTGCAGGATTGAATTCAACTGGGTGCTAAACCCTAGCACTGCAGACCAGCATCTGCCTGGTGTGTTTCTGGTCAAGCCCACAGCTGTAAGTAGCACAAATGACTGA
- the LOC137481123 gene encoding hydrocephalus-inducing protein-like — MFGDERNPLRPDLRSSGRLAEIYPSPRLTEFGKIPALQPTSQSFTLFNNSLVPTDFRLEILCKPHCYAIEPREGVIPARGEVPVTVTASLDDTGIFASAIQLFIGNRLCTACGLMALGTGNTIVIDKPFAPEVNLGYQFSLLPCIHQFEVTNGGHHFHRLFWSMGCCSPPEEEDQGISALSSPKDDSQSPKRATLMFGLEPLSKDLQPGESVDTVLRGFSRIAQSLDICLGK; from the exons ATGTTCGGGGATGAGAGAAACCCACTG AGACCAGATTTACGGAGCTCTGGACGGCTGGCAGAAATCTACCCAAGTCCAAGGCTGACAGAGTTTGGCAAGATCCCAGCTCTACAGCCTACTTCACAAAGCTTTACCCTCTTCAACAACAGTCTCGTCCCTACAGACTTCAGGCTAGAGATC CTTTGCAAACCCCACTGCTATGCCATTGAACCCAGAGAAGGAGTGATCCCTGCTAGGGGTGAGGTGCCTGTGACTGTCACAGCAAGCCTGGATGACACAGGGATTTTTGCTAGTGCTATCCAGTTGTTCATTGGGAACAGACTTTGCACCGCCTGTGGGCTCATGGCTTTGGGCACTGGCAACACAATTGTCATAGACAAGCCATTTGCCCCAGAGGTCAACCTGGGATACCAATTCAG CCTCCTTCCCTGTATTCATCAGTTCGAAGTAACAAACGGGGGCCACCATTTCCATCGGCTCTTTTGGAGCATGGGATGCTGCAGCCCACCTGAGGAGGAGGACCAGGGCATCTCAGCCCTCAGTAGCCCTAAAGATGATTCCCAGAGCCCCAAACGTGCCACCCTCATGTTTGGGCTGGAGCCACTCTCAAAGGACCTGCAGCCAGGCGAGTCTGTGGACACGGTGCTGCGAGGCTTTTCCCGCATTGCGCAG TCCCTTGACATTTGCCTGGGGAAATGA